A genome region from Methylicorpusculum oleiharenae includes the following:
- a CDS encoding helix-turn-helix domain-containing protein encodes MQEAGLTQAAIAAALDVSREAVSQWLSHKSFPRPNKLLQLGKLLNLAFSELVVSEEPNEPKVAFRKMKGTKTQDHHIEKAREIGRYLRQLAPHLPFDTLEMPPVLKAPTCDYDYLQKAATKVREDITLAQTDTVDFKHLIRRFRDLQTVVVPIMWGSKQRHENAVHIYLPDSQSTWVYLNLDTNVHDFKFWMAHELGHCLSPNLEGDAAEDFADAFAGSLLFPHELAEQAYTAIKKQRSPAAKITYVIGLATSHIISPYTVIGQVNKYASHVGKPEIILDKGFNGAVTNFNKGYFNISETLLADAERDGNGKPSAKDYIAVAEHVFDTPFFDLLRRYLKQHDKGPGFIQTVLDMPLLDARSLHAELT; translated from the coding sequence ATGCAAGAAGCGGGCTTAACCCAAGCCGCCATCGCCGCCGCTCTGGATGTTTCCAGAGAAGCCGTATCCCAATGGCTCAGCCATAAATCGTTTCCGCGCCCGAATAAACTACTTCAACTTGGTAAACTTCTCAATCTAGCCTTCAGCGAATTGGTCGTTAGCGAAGAACCCAACGAACCGAAAGTAGCCTTTCGCAAAATGAAAGGCACTAAGACGCAGGATCACCATATCGAGAAGGCCAGAGAAATAGGCCGTTATTTGCGCCAGTTGGCGCCGCATCTGCCGTTCGATACCCTGGAAATGCCGCCGGTACTGAAAGCCCCGACTTGCGACTACGACTATTTGCAAAAAGCCGCGACCAAGGTGCGGGAAGACATCACCTTGGCACAGACCGATACCGTTGACTTTAAACATCTTATTCGCCGTTTTCGGGATCTACAGACCGTCGTCGTGCCGATCATGTGGGGCAGCAAGCAGCGCCACGAAAACGCCGTGCATATTTACTTACCGGACTCGCAAAGCACCTGGGTTTATCTGAACTTGGATACCAATGTGCACGACTTCAAATTCTGGATGGCACACGAACTGGGCCACTGCCTTTCGCCCAACTTGGAAGGCGACGCCGCCGAGGATTTTGCCGACGCCTTTGCCGGCAGCCTGCTATTCCCGCACGAACTGGCCGAACAGGCTTACACCGCTATCAAAAAGCAACGTTCTCCGGCCGCCAAGATTACCTATGTCATTGGCTTGGCGACATCCCACATCATTTCGCCCTATACCGTGATTGGCCAGGTTAACAAATATGCCTCCCACGTTGGTAAGCCGGAAATCATATTAGACAAAGGCTTCAACGGCGCCGTCACCAATTTCAATAAAGGTTATTTCAACATCAGCGAAACTCTATTGGCCGACGCCGAACGAGACGGTAACGGCAAACCCAGCGCAAAAGATTACATCGCCGTAGCCGAACACGTCTTCGACACACCATTTTTCGACCTGCTTCGCCGCTACTTGAAACAACACGACAAAGGCCCCGGATTCATTCAAACGGTGCTGGATATGCCATTACTAGACGCCCGGAGTCTCCACGCCGAGTTGACCTGA
- a CDS encoding DNA-binding protein, producing the protein MNKTSTYSKAYEACEAFFLESGQVPTIEAIRPMIGVNSPAIISSAIKSWKQDLSLNVRSQQGLDPGTPKALMDAATELWALALTEAKASIKDKISGLDAKQLELDQLTEDLKKEADRIGQLVKITEEKYQEEATYLKKENERLAAETASALAQLESYRTTVSAVEMKNAVLSEAIRQEKEKYQKLDIQYEREHEWSFKRIEEEKENHRRETAQDMYRLQSEATRNKQAAEIAQTKLGQLSQQLNEYRDKVSLLETNLAEEKLKLAGLTLDKANLQSEINVLQERIRKLTTKVKKSTIQK; encoded by the coding sequence ATGAACAAAACCAGCACTTACAGCAAGGCTTATGAGGCCTGTGAAGCCTTTTTTTTGGAATCGGGCCAAGTACCCACGATTGAAGCCATCAGACCGATGATTGGCGTCAATAGCCCTGCGATTATTTCCAGCGCCATTAAGAGTTGGAAGCAGGACTTATCGCTCAATGTCCGCAGCCAACAAGGGCTAGACCCTGGAACGCCGAAAGCCTTAATGGACGCGGCCACTGAACTGTGGGCACTGGCGCTAACGGAGGCAAAAGCCAGCATCAAGGATAAGATCTCAGGGCTAGATGCTAAACAACTCGAATTAGACCAATTAACGGAAGATCTCAAGAAAGAAGCTGACCGCATTGGCCAATTAGTCAAAATCACTGAAGAAAAATACCAAGAAGAAGCCACCTACCTCAAAAAGGAAAACGAACGTCTCGCCGCTGAAACGGCCTCGGCATTAGCCCAGTTAGAGAGTTACAGAACGACCGTCAGCGCAGTCGAAATGAAAAATGCCGTACTCAGCGAAGCAATCCGGCAAGAGAAGGAAAAATATCAGAAGCTCGATATTCAATATGAACGGGAACATGAGTGGTCGTTCAAACGGATCGAAGAAGAAAAAGAAAATCATCGCCGTGAGACGGCACAGGACATGTATCGTTTACAATCGGAAGCCACCAGGAACAAGCAAGCTGCGGAAATAGCCCAAACAAAATTAGGTCAACTCAGCCAGCAATTGAATGAATACCGGGACAAGGTCAGCCTATTGGAAACAAACCTAGCGGAAGAAAAACTTAAATTAGCAGGATTGACCTTGGACAAGGCTAATTTACAAAGTGAAATTAATGTCCTACAAGAGCGGATCAGAAAATTGACGACTAAAGTCAAGAAAAGTACGATTCAGAAATAA
- a CDS encoding DNA polymerase beta superfamily protein produces the protein MSLSIDDLKCHNLILLDTISGSKAYGLDTPESDTDTRGVFILPQELFFGFHYVDQVNSERNDHVYYEVGKYLKLLAKNNPACIELLFAPQDMVIFRHPLMDRIKPEFIMSHLCRESFAGYALMQVKRARGLNKKIFNPVSTDLPLPIDCCHVIQADKTIPAKQWLSEHDMVAEYCGLTALPHVRDGYALFYADDCELGQVRFNGLFRSDQGKSQDVCLSSIPKGMLPRAWLVFNKDEYSRRLRDYHEYRNWEQSRNQERYQGTLEHGGGYDAKNLMHTFRLLRMAKEIADTGRPQIRRPDRDELLAIKAGRFAYEDLMAQAASELESIEEGFALSKLQVEPDVGQIERWAIEIRKAWYP, from the coding sequence ATGAGTTTGAGTATTGATGACTTAAAGTGCCATAATCTGATTTTACTCGATACTATAAGTGGTAGTAAGGCCTATGGGTTGGATACACCTGAATCCGATACCGATACTCGCGGCGTGTTCATCTTGCCCCAGGAGTTATTTTTTGGCTTCCACTACGTCGATCAAGTCAATAGCGAACGCAATGACCACGTTTATTACGAGGTAGGAAAATACCTCAAACTGTTGGCCAAAAATAATCCCGCCTGCATTGAATTGCTGTTCGCACCTCAAGACATGGTTATCTTCCGGCATCCTTTAATGGATCGCATAAAACCCGAATTTATCATGTCCCACTTGTGCAGAGAGAGTTTTGCTGGCTATGCATTAATGCAAGTCAAAAGAGCGAGAGGTCTGAACAAAAAAATTTTCAATCCGGTTTCTACTGATCTCCCCCTTCCAATCGACTGTTGCCATGTTATTCAAGCCGATAAAACGATTCCTGCTAAACAATGGCTTTCCGAACACGACATGGTGGCCGAGTATTGCGGCTTAACCGCATTGCCCCATGTTCGAGATGGCTATGCACTGTTTTATGCAGACGATTGTGAACTCGGGCAGGTTCGATTCAACGGTCTATTTCGTAGTGATCAAGGCAAATCCCAAGATGTTTGCCTATCATCGATTCCAAAAGGTATGCTGCCTCGCGCATGGTTGGTTTTCAACAAAGATGAATATTCCCGCCGTCTTCGTGATTATCATGAATATCGGAACTGGGAGCAGTCTCGTAACCAAGAACGATATCAGGGCACACTGGAACATGGTGGCGGTTACGACGCTAAAAATTTGATGCATACTTTCCGTTTATTGAGAATGGCCAAGGAAATTGCCGATACTGGACGACCGCAAATTCGCCGTCCAGATCGAGACGAATTGCTGGCAATTAAAGCCGGTCGATTTGCATATGAAGATTTAATGGCCCAGGCTGCCTCAGAATTGGAAAGTATTGAAGAAGGCTTTGCATTAAGCAAATTACAAGTTGAACCGGATGTGGGTCAGATTGAACGATGGGCGATTGAAATCCGAAAAGCTTGGTATCCGTAG
- a CDS encoding nucleotidyltransferase domain-containing protein produces MRSLIETRLETIAREHQIKILYACESGSRAWGFPSPDSDYDVRFIYVHPLEGYLKLDEDRDLIDLPIEDTSVGLLDMGGWDIRKTLRLLIKSNPVIWEWLQSPICYGCNLDLSEYRNIIDPFFSPITACHHYLSICRNTMSQALNGSTAKVKKYFYMLRPLLSASWIERYQSIPPMELDLLLPLLDDQPEIKIAIFGLQERKLLINEQVPIPRIAMIDDYLGSELERLQEAAKFLPVATGDRASLDRLFQKCVGLK; encoded by the coding sequence ATGCGATCACTAATCGAAACCCGTTTAGAAACCATTGCCAGAGAGCATCAGATTAAAATCCTGTATGCTTGCGAATCCGGCAGTCGGGCTTGGGGCTTCCCATCGCCTGATAGCGATTACGACGTGCGGTTTATTTATGTTCATCCCCTAGAAGGGTACCTAAAGCTTGACGAAGATCGTGATCTAATCGATCTGCCTATTGAAGATACGTCTGTCGGCCTGCTTGATATGGGCGGTTGGGATATACGAAAAACATTGCGTTTGCTCATCAAGTCAAACCCCGTTATATGGGAATGGCTGCAATCGCCGATTTGTTATGGGTGCAACCTGGATTTGAGTGAATATCGGAATATTATTGATCCTTTTTTTTCTCCGATTACGGCATGTCACCATTATTTGTCGATCTGTCGTAATACCATGAGTCAAGCACTCAATGGGTCTACGGCGAAGGTCAAAAAATATTTTTATATGCTCAGGCCTTTATTATCGGCGTCCTGGATAGAACGTTACCAATCTATTCCACCGATGGAACTGGATCTACTGTTGCCACTGCTTGACGATCAACCTGAAATAAAAATTGCCATATTCGGGTTGCAAGAGCGGAAGCTCCTCATCAATGAGCAAGTCCCGATTCCTCGCATAGCCATGATCGATGATTACTTGGGAAGTGAACTGGAGCGTCTGCAAGAAGCGGCAAAATTTTTGCCTGTGGCGACTGGCGACAGGGCAAGCTTGGATCGCCTTTTCCAAAAATGTGTGGGGTTGAAATAG
- a CDS encoding replication initiation protein, with protein sequence MNNTFPLTLDSFGNKESNDHFNKAVGTIHIKVQSGSLGLVQRKLINAFHFIAKDDPSRETHYIKRQDLFAMIGYHSNNIIDFKESARKLTNINVEWDYLREDTERVWGVSNIISEIEFVTNGIVAFSFPRRIREFMATQEHRGLVNMQIQKKFTMSYALSLYENTTIYRVAGSTPKFSVRELKTLLVVDDEENTTYKLFKHFNNKIIAPAVKEINEVSDIMIEAIFYKNGRNVEQISFNVAVKPQSFLDFDETPSISSLHERLVSFGCNPKVALDIIDKHDSEYILGNLDYVENQILSPSGKEIRNPMGFFMDALAKDYRTKEPEIVRKAREKREIESKKKIEEEKRIFEKNNRLAEENRLKIETAKCRFNALPEDEKVYLQESFLVETMESNAIVAKKFKESGLKSTMVSAVFYSFLSNLWLEKEQIERSKF encoded by the coding sequence ATGAATAATACATTCCCATTAACATTAGATTCTTTTGGCAACAAAGAATCCAACGATCATTTCAACAAGGCTGTTGGCACAATCCATATTAAAGTCCAATCCGGAAGTTTGGGGCTTGTCCAAAGGAAATTAATCAATGCATTCCATTTCATAGCTAAGGACGATCCTAGTCGAGAAACTCATTACATCAAACGTCAAGACCTGTTTGCTATGATTGGATATCATTCAAATAATATTATTGACTTTAAGGAAAGCGCTAGAAAGCTTACTAATATCAATGTTGAATGGGATTATCTGCGGGAGGATACGGAACGAGTATGGGGTGTAAGTAATATCATCTCGGAAATAGAATTTGTGACCAACGGTATTGTTGCATTTAGTTTCCCAAGACGCATCCGTGAATTCATGGCAACCCAAGAACACCGTGGGCTTGTCAATATGCAGATTCAAAAAAAGTTCACGATGAGTTATGCCTTATCGCTGTATGAAAATACGACAATTTACCGTGTCGCGGGGAGCACCCCAAAATTTAGCGTAAGAGAGTTGAAAACTCTTCTTGTGGTTGATGATGAAGAAAATACGACTTATAAGTTGTTCAAGCACTTCAATAACAAAATTATTGCTCCAGCTGTAAAAGAAATTAATGAAGTATCTGACATTATGATAGAGGCCATATTTTACAAAAACGGAAGAAATGTTGAACAGATCAGTTTTAATGTGGCCGTGAAGCCGCAGTCATTCCTTGATTTTGATGAAACGCCAAGTATATCTTCTTTGCACGAACGCTTAGTTTCGTTTGGCTGCAATCCAAAAGTTGCGTTAGATATAATAGATAAGCATGATAGCGAATACATTCTTGGGAACCTTGACTATGTGGAAAATCAGATCTTATCGCCAAGCGGAAAAGAAATTAGGAATCCCATGGGGTTTTTCATGGACGCATTGGCTAAAGATTACCGTACGAAAGAGCCAGAAATTGTAAGGAAAGCTAGGGAAAAAAGAGAGATTGAGTCTAAGAAAAAAATTGAGGAAGAAAAGCGTATATTCGAAAAAAATAACAGACTAGCCGAAGAAAACAGGTTAAAGATTGAAACAGCGAAATGCCGATTTAATGCTTTGCCTGAAGATGAAAAGGTCTATTTACAAGAGTCGTTTTTAGTTGAGACCATGGAATCAAATGCTATTGTTGCCAAAAAGTTTAAAGAGAGCGGCCTTAAGTCGACTATGGTGTCGGCTGTATTTTACTCGTTTTTGAGCAATTTATGGCTTGAAAAGGAACAGATTGAACGGTCTAAGTTTTGA
- a CDS encoding tyrosine-type recombinase/integrase, whose protein sequence is MNLSDATLLRGWAHYLAWEVLEDQLPEGSVPARMQVKVLRLGLANKSRYYRLSDSLGQWLGERQTSDEWRRGFLKALDRLNSLPDPVPTLADEVGQWFDERVLSELPGNIKSLADLVDCLEGTFAGDIVLPEGLAPKLKNLLGFFDSHALQLGYQLNRKRKPLALPVPLSQVAPLERVSIPEALSGSQGSNRAAEPCRIQAEHDLDAITSWLSLKDGNAKTITAYKKELERLLLWAVLARGKAVSSLDTTDCKAYVHFLKTLDASNRQWVSLEPAIKSRGNWKPFYYRPKNTGQSADSQGNQPPQLVLSPRSVAYAKTVISSCMDWLVKQNYLKHNNFDSIQNTKFAQTTPQTHNRAFTHTQMQGVFSYAESLIQGGDAEFALNRRTLFILKFAFHTGLRIHELAAASFGDIECLEDEAGEHYFLKVVGKNTKERKTSLPQIFVEELKAYLRVRGLPTHFDFLPHEAPLIPNLRDRTGRRHLTPGGIHHILSGFFEQMYDHLTSEGDANHLRLANKLKKASTHWLRHSYGSYLANDRQVPLAYIRDELGHANISTTSLYLDTDAKERQRVVSAAFSDE, encoded by the coding sequence ATGAACCTCAGTGATGCCACGTTGCTGCGTGGCTGGGCCCATTATTTGGCTTGGGAGGTACTGGAGGACCAGTTGCCAGAAGGCAGTGTGCCGGCCAGAATGCAGGTCAAGGTCTTGCGCCTGGGTCTAGCGAATAAGTCTAGGTACTATCGCCTGTCCGATTCACTTGGTCAGTGGCTGGGAGAACGCCAAACCTCCGACGAATGGCGGAGAGGGTTCCTCAAGGCATTGGACCGCCTCAATAGCCTGCCAGACCCCGTGCCTACCTTGGCAGATGAGGTGGGGCAATGGTTCGATGAACGTGTTCTGAGTGAACTACCCGGAAACATTAAGTCCCTAGCAGACTTGGTTGATTGTTTGGAAGGGACATTTGCCGGGGATATCGTTTTGCCTGAGGGGTTGGCACCGAAACTCAAAAACTTGCTGGGCTTTTTTGACAGCCATGCCCTACAACTGGGCTACCAGCTGAATAGGAAGCGCAAGCCCTTGGCCTTGCCGGTACCTCTTAGCCAAGTGGCGCCGTTGGAACGGGTGTCTATCCCTGAGGCGCTCAGTGGCTCACAGGGCAGTAACCGCGCGGCGGAACCGTGCCGAATCCAGGCAGAACATGACCTGGATGCCATCACCAGCTGGTTATCGCTCAAGGACGGCAATGCCAAAACCATCACTGCCTATAAGAAGGAACTGGAACGCTTATTATTGTGGGCGGTTTTGGCGCGTGGCAAAGCAGTGTCGTCCCTTGACACTACAGACTGTAAGGCGTATGTCCATTTCCTCAAGACGCTGGATGCTAGCAATCGCCAGTGGGTGTCCCTGGAGCCTGCCATCAAAAGCCGGGGCAACTGGAAGCCCTTTTACTACCGTCCCAAAAATACCGGCCAATCGGCCGATAGTCAGGGCAATCAGCCGCCCCAACTGGTGCTGTCGCCACGTAGTGTCGCTTACGCCAAGACCGTCATTTCCTCGTGCATGGACTGGTTAGTCAAACAAAACTACCTGAAACATAACAATTTCGACAGTATTCAAAACACCAAGTTTGCTCAAACGACCCCGCAAACCCATAACCGCGCCTTTACCCACACGCAGATGCAAGGGGTGTTTAGCTATGCGGAAAGCCTGATCCAGGGAGGAGATGCGGAGTTTGCCCTAAACCGGCGTACCCTGTTTATCCTGAAGTTTGCCTTCCATACCGGGCTTAGAATCCATGAACTGGCCGCCGCTAGTTTTGGTGACATCGAATGTCTTGAGGACGAGGCCGGCGAGCATTATTTCCTGAAGGTGGTCGGCAAGAACACTAAGGAACGGAAGACGTCTTTACCTCAGATTTTTGTCGAAGAATTGAAGGCTTATTTAAGGGTGAGGGGCTTGCCAACCCATTTTGATTTCCTTCCGCACGAAGCACCCCTTATCCCCAACTTGCGAGATAGGACCGGGCGTCGGCATCTTACCCCGGGGGGTATCCACCATATTCTGTCAGGTTTTTTTGAGCAGATGTATGATCACCTGACTTCGGAGGGTGACGCCAACCACTTGCGACTGGCCAACAAACTCAAGAAAGCCTCAACCCACTGGCTCCGCCACAGTTATGGCAGTTATCTGGCTAATGACCGGCAAGTGCCCCTGGCTTATATCAGGGATGAACTGGGTCATGCCAACATCAGCACGACCTCGTTGTACCTGGATACCGATGCAAAAGAAAGGCAACGGGTGGTAAGTGCCGCGTTTTCCGACGAATAG
- a CDS encoding four helix bundle protein, translating to MTLHKLGIAQKETNETFYWLERLKETDYLNQSQFQSLQHETTEIIKSSKKNY from the coding sequence CTGACTTTACATAAACTCGGAATTGCTCAGAAAGAGACGAACGAGACGTTCTATTGGCTAGAGCGGCTCAAAGAAACTGATTATCTCAATCAAAGCCAGTTTCAAAGCCTCCAACACGAAACCACCGAAATCATCAAATCCTCCAAGAAAAACTATTAA
- a CDS encoding ParB N-terminal domain-containing protein, producing the protein MNTESKTKRPGVLIKRKPLGVQSGTINRVAEKIAAAESATLQEYELRQITVSDIELWDEQPRKFHLNLEDIYRGKILESDDNYKVKSEQLEELIGLSMSIKEFGILNPPLALALPGKKVQLLGGQRRVMAFIFSIFHIRTVENENQEGYNEIIVNPEPDMSLLYIERIEVKVILRRPDELTKERMAMIDNMQRVDLTIGDKLRWLISFADRRESLGKKIKWRDLIDTLGVSRSQAYEWLAIVDSRKDAYVMEVIKKVISNLVSFSKLLEIVKADQELRKLLHDKWFGDRPAPDKISRVSLGKTDNLKALRTLVLTNSEGEFKDHFESINWDNPKNAKKGFEEFLIYWERKHG; encoded by the coding sequence ATGAATACAGAATCTAAAACCAAAAGACCTGGTGTATTGATAAAACGTAAACCTTTGGGTGTTCAGTCCGGGACAATAAATAGGGTGGCTGAAAAAATAGCGGCGGCTGAGTCGGCTACTCTTCAAGAATATGAACTTCGTCAAATTACAGTATCAGATATTGAACTTTGGGATGAGCAACCACGTAAATTTCATCTTAACCTTGAGGATATTTACCGGGGAAAAATTCTCGAAAGTGACGATAATTACAAAGTCAAATCAGAACAGCTTGAAGAGCTTATCGGCCTTTCTATGAGTATTAAGGAGTTCGGCATTCTTAACCCTCCATTGGCTTTAGCTTTGCCTGGTAAGAAAGTTCAACTGCTAGGTGGTCAACGTCGAGTTATGGCTTTCATTTTTTCTATTTTTCATATTCGTACTGTAGAAAATGAAAACCAAGAAGGCTATAACGAAATAATAGTAAACCCCGAACCTGACATGTCGCTTCTATATATTGAACGAATTGAGGTAAAGGTAATATTACGTAGGCCAGATGAATTAACAAAAGAACGCATGGCAATGATTGATAACATGCAACGGGTTGATTTGACGATAGGGGATAAACTTAGATGGTTGATTAGTTTTGCTGATCGTCGAGAAAGTTTAGGTAAAAAAATAAAATGGAGAGATTTAATAGACACATTAGGCGTTTCACGCTCACAGGCTTATGAATGGCTAGCAATAGTTGATAGTAGAAAAGATGCTTATGTTATGGAGGTAATAAAGAAAGTTATTTCTAACCTGGTTTCCTTTAGCAAACTTTTAGAAATAGTTAAAGCTGATCAAGAATTAAGAAAACTCCTTCACGATAAATGGTTCGGCGATCGTCCGGCACCGGACAAAATCTCAAGAGTTTCACTTGGAAAAACAGATAACCTTAAGGCATTGCGTACTCTCGTTCTGACAAACTCAGAAGGTGAATTTAAAGATCATTTCGAGTCAATAAATTGGGATAACCCAAAAAATGCAAAAAAAGGTTTTGAAGAATTTTTAATCTATTGGGAGCGTAAACATGGGTGA
- a CDS encoding PDDEXK nuclease domain-containing protein — MNNDPTPSTAPSMPSALLLTDLREIIGRGKSQAVAAVNSALTLTYWQVGQRINTDVLRGERAAYGKQVIPSLAGELVAQYGKSFEARNLRRMMQFAEMFPDIGIVTPLVSQLSWTHFTVLLMLPDDAARHFYARQAIDHVWSKRELIRQIERKAFERAHIADSKLALATATDVTHALAGSFKDPYFFDFLGLPQGYLENDLEQALIRELEQFILELGKGFAFVERQKRMIIDGEDFYLDLLFYHRRLKRLVAVELKIDRFKAAHKGQMELYLNWLDKYERQPDEAAPIGLILCAQAGTEQVELMNLQKDNIMVAEYWTELPSKAVLENKLHTALIEIRERLAEQKYIAKS; from the coding sequence ATGAATAACGACCCGACACCCTCGACTGCCCCTTCCATGCCCAGCGCCTTGCTGTTGACCGATTTGCGGGAGATCATCGGCCGTGGGAAGTCGCAAGCCGTTGCTGCGGTCAATAGCGCCCTGACCCTGACCTACTGGCAGGTGGGCCAACGCATCAATACCGACGTGTTGCGGGGCGAGCGGGCGGCCTATGGCAAGCAGGTAATACCGTCGCTCGCCGGAGAGCTCGTGGCGCAGTACGGCAAGAGCTTCGAGGCCAGAAACCTGCGCCGCATGATGCAATTCGCGGAGATGTTCCCCGACATCGGAATTGTGACACCGCTGGTGTCACAATTGAGTTGGACGCATTTCACTGTTCTGCTCATGCTGCCAGACGATGCAGCCCGCCATTTTTATGCCCGCCAAGCCATCGACCATGTGTGGAGCAAGCGAGAACTGATCCGGCAAATCGAGCGCAAAGCCTTTGAGCGCGCGCACATTGCGGATAGCAAGCTGGCCCTGGCCACAGCCACCGACGTTACCCATGCGCTTGCGGGCTCGTTCAAAGACCCTTACTTTTTCGATTTTCTCGGCCTGCCGCAGGGCTACCTGGAGAACGATCTGGAGCAGGCGCTGATTCGCGAGCTGGAGCAATTTATCCTGGAATTGGGCAAGGGCTTCGCCTTTGTAGAACGCCAAAAGCGCATGATTATCGATGGCGAAGACTTTTATCTCGACCTGCTGTTTTATCACCGCCGCCTCAAACGGCTGGTGGCCGTTGAGCTCAAGATTGACCGTTTCAAGGCGGCTCACAAAGGGCAGATGGAGCTTTACCTCAACTGGCTGGACAAGTATGAACGCCAGCCCGATGAAGCAGCGCCCATTGGCCTGATTCTGTGCGCCCAAGCAGGCACCGAGCAGGTGGAGCTGATGAACCTGCAAAAAGACAACATCATGGTGGCGGAGTATTGGACGGAACTGCCATCCAAGGCGGTTTTGGAGAACAAGCTCCACACCGCCTTGATTGAAATCAGAGAACGCTTGGCAGAGCAGAAATACATAGCAAAATCATGA
- a CDS encoding ParA family protein, with the protein MSREQTIIPTYSNLKVLTISNHKGGVAKTTLSKLLTEYSVREGVRVLGIDIDPQCNFSARFLEMTNDGMDPPLHPNFDPKDPLWDELPYSPPGYWSIAQFFRLGYVEPYPTNIPNLHFIPSHKKELTNFLEQVERKSVQEAVVDHMRTMLSIEYYQEEFDLVIIDTPPQTSALTASAARAATHLLIPTEMQEDSIAGMADMAQLWQAENQTREAEKLMLVGILATKFDPQSAAQRRTLEQVSQNSVLGDKLIQPPMRYLQTYANSSSTYANPRSLFEMHENTPARIEAEEFCKIIFERIFR; encoded by the coding sequence ATGTCCAGAGAGCAAACAATAATACCGACATACTCAAACTTAAAGGTTCTTACTATTAGCAATCATAAAGGTGGAGTAGCCAAAACAACCCTTTCTAAATTATTAACTGAATATTCAGTTAGGGAAGGTGTGCGGGTTTTAGGCATAGATATCGATCCACAATGTAATTTTTCTGCAAGATTTCTAGAAATGACAAATGATGGAATGGACCCTCCTTTACATCCAAACTTTGATCCAAAGGATCCCCTTTGGGATGAGTTACCGTATTCACCACCTGGATATTGGTCTATAGCCCAATTTTTTAGACTAGGATATGTTGAGCCATATCCAACTAATATCCCTAATTTACACTTCATACCATCCCACAAAAAAGAGTTAACAAACTTTCTTGAACAAGTTGAAAGAAAGAGCGTTCAAGAGGCAGTGGTTGATCACATGCGCACAATGTTATCAATAGAATATTATCAAGAAGAATTCGATTTGGTAATTATTGACACTCCTCCTCAAACGTCAGCATTAACCGCCTCAGCTGCACGCGCAGCAACCCACTTATTAATACCTACTGAAATGCAAGAGGATTCCATTGCGGGTATGGCAGATATGGCTCAATTGTGGCAAGCAGAAAATCAAACAAGGGAAGCTGAAAAATTAATGCTAGTAGGTATTTTAGCAACTAAATTTGACCCTCAATCGGCAGCACAACGTCGAACACTAGAACAAGTGTCACAAAATAGTGTGTTAGGAGATAAACTTATTCAGCCACCTATGCGATATCTTCAAACGTATGCTAATAGTTCGTCAACATACGCTAATCCACGATCATTATTCGAAATGCACGAAAACACACCAGCCCGAATAGAGGCAGAGGAGTTTTGTAAAATAATATTTGAGAGGATTTTCAGATGA
- a CDS encoding PIN domain-containing protein, with amino-acid sequence MAQSKILVDTNAYLRLAKTIRPLLFVPFGENQYCLYILPEVNKELQNHRLQNTFYWVNEDEFVENRNHFPSIGKKQKAAIDLVFGYIWDYVQTDLPGPSRVDALYIAYALELDVPVVTDDQDMTALAKAFDAKVMPTLELLKIMFNCGHTDMKTIKGLCEYWRQFGDRPANLEADFKRLFPEQ; translated from the coding sequence ATGGCTCAGTCGAAAATACTTGTCGACACCAACGCCTATCTCAGGCTGGCAAAGACCATCCGCCCATTGCTGTTCGTGCCATTCGGCGAAAACCAATACTGTCTCTATATACTGCCGGAAGTAAACAAAGAACTGCAAAACCATCGGCTGCAAAACACCTTTTATTGGGTGAACGAAGACGAATTCGTCGAAAACCGCAATCATTTCCCTTCCATCGGTAAAAAGCAGAAAGCCGCCATTGATTTGGTCTTCGGCTATATCTGGGATTACGTGCAAACCGACTTGCCAGGTCCTTCTCGCGTCGATGCGCTTTATATCGCCTACGCGCTGGAATTAGATGTACCGGTGGTTACCGACGACCAAGACATGACCGCCTTAGCCAAGGCATTCGATGCCAAGGTCATGCCCACCTTGGAACTGCTTAAAATCATGTTTAATTGCGGCCATACCGACATGAAAACCATCAAGGGACTTTGCGAGTATTGGCGGCAATTTGGCGACCGACCGGCCAATCTGGAAGCCGATTTCAAGCGGCTGTTTCCCGAGCAATAA